One stretch of Nicotiana tabacum cultivar K326 chromosome 18, ASM71507v2, whole genome shotgun sequence DNA includes these proteins:
- the LOC107791683 gene encoding OVARIAN TUMOR DOMAIN-containing deubiquitinating enzyme 12: MITSEQDPDVVRWGLQLFDSDPYSNYAYSGVIPHNSVDYYQDHYFKDDHFNAGSSNEENHNFSAQRLQEELSQLSVAEPPSNLHPMVEHTQTHFYPQDWFSQPMGHYIIGEDNCDEEETSNGPSTSCSSPGEESYTGEDWSYSLELMDEYDLDGEVGKRLNQMIPIPHIPRINGEIPSIDEATLDHQRLLDRLQVYELVEFKVQGDGNCQFRALSDQFYRTPEHHKFVRQQVVNQLKSCPEMYDGYVPMAYHDYLKKMSKDGEWGDHVTLQAASDSYGVKILVITSFRDTCYIEILPTIQKSERVIFLSFWAEVHYNSIYPERDITAIEMKKKYLAISDEQLESQDGYS, translated from the exons ATGATTACGAGCGAGCAAGATCCGGATGTTGTCCGATGGGGTCTCCAGTTGTTTGACAGTGATCCCTATTCTAACTATGCCTATAGTGGTGTCATACCCCATAACAGTGTAGATTACTATCAGGACCATTACTTCAAGGATGATCATTTTAATGCGGGATCTAGCAATGAGGAAAATCACAACTTCAGTGCACAGCGCCTCCAGGAAGAACTGTCTCAACTTTCAGTCGCTGAACCTCCCTCAAATCTCCATCCAATGGTAGAACATACACAAACGCATTTTTATCCACAAGACTGGTTTAGTCAACCTATGGGACACTACATTATTG GAGAAGACAATTGTGATGAAGAAGAAACAAGTAATGGACCTTCCACTTCATGCTCTAGTCCAGGAGAAGAGTCATACACAGGAGAAGATTGGTCGTATTCACTTGAATTGATGGATGAATACGATCTTGATGGTGAAGTAGGGAAAAGATTGAACCAGATGATTCCAATTCCC CATATTCCCAGAATCAATGGTGAAATACCATCAATTGATGAGGCAACCTTAGATCATCAAAGACTTCTTGACAG ATTACAGGTCTATGAACTAGTCGAATTTAAAGTTCAAGGTGATGGTAATTGTCAG TTTCGTGCTTTGTCCGACCAATTTTACCGCACCCCTGAGCATCACAAATTTGTCAGACAGCAAGTTGTGAATCAG CTCAAGTCATGCCCAGAGATGTACGATGGATATGTTCCCATGGCCTATCATGATTACCTGAAGAAGATGTCAAA GGATGGGGAGTGGGGTGATCATGTAACTCTACAAGCAGCTTCAGATTCA TATGGTGTAAAAATATTGGTGATAACATCTTTCAGAGATACCTGCTACATTGAGATACTTCCCACCATTCAAAAGTCTGAACGAG TTATCTTCTTGAGCTTTTGGGCCGAGGTTCACTACAACTCAATATATCCTGAACGAG ATATCACAGCTATTGAGATGAAAAAGAAGTACTTAGCCATTTCAGATGAACAATTAGAATCTCAAGATGGTTACAGTTGA